A genomic window from Cydia amplana chromosome 3, ilCydAmpl1.1, whole genome shotgun sequence includes:
- the LOC134662919 gene encoding vesicle-associated membrane protein 7-like isoform X1: MPILFSAVALKNVVLSRFACCEGNFIEIANEVLSKVSLQNGKCTYFHGPYLFNYIAENGHLYFCITDKTCQRSKAFLFLNQIKRRFKSEGTADIQMLADEMYRYSADHSTIVIRKGELDELNTIGVRSSEEILGEKLLLIEDIKNLNYGSITYLDKTPEQAMISNSIEVAGEKPTFITNLETNTMTEPRICITGSEIIDCYNKIKLNMRIIIAIILLGLAIYICDFKPIGHILVLILFVIFVMFR, encoded by the exons ATGCCTATTTTATTCAGTGCTGTGGCTCTGAAAAATGTGGTTTTATCCAGATTTGCGTGTTGTGAGggaaatttcatagaaattgcgAATGAGGTGTTATCAAAGGTTTCGCTGCAAAACGgaaaatgtacatattttcaTGGACCTTACTTGTTCAACTACATTGCTGAAAATGgacatttatatttctgtatcACAGACAAA ACATGCCAACGTTCAAAGGCGTTTCTCTTCCTGAACCAAATCAAAAGGCGATTCAAGTCTGAGGGTACAGCCGACATCCAAATGCTGGCAGACGAGATGTACCGCTACAGCGCGGATCATAGCACCATCGTCATCCGCAAAGGAGAACTGGATGAACTAAATACTATTGGTGTTCGGAGCAGTG AAGAAATACTAGGCGAAAAGTTGCTGTTAATAGAAGACATCAAAAACTTAAACTACGGC TCAATTACATACCTGGATAAAACCCCAGAGCAAGCAATGATCTCTAACAGCATCGAAGTCGCAGGCGAGAAACCAACGTTTATTACCAACCTTGAAACCAACACTATGACCGAGCCTAGAATTTGTATTACTGGCAGCGAAATAATAGACtgctataataaaattaagctCAACATGCGGATAATAATAGCAATAATTCTATTAGGCCTAGCGATTTACATTTGCGACTTTAAGCCCATCGGGCATATTCTCGTTTTAATACTGTTTGTGATATTTGTTATGTTTAGATAG
- the LOC134662919 gene encoding vesicle-associated membrane protein 7-like isoform X2: MPILFSAVALKNVVLSRFACCEGNFIEIANEVLSKVSLQNGKCTYFHGPYLFNYIAENGHLYFCITDKTCQRSKAFLFLNQIKRRFKSEGTADIQMLADEMYRYSADHSTIVIRKGELDELNTIGVRSSEILGEKLLLIEDIKNLNYGSITYLDKTPEQAMISNSIEVAGEKPTFITNLETNTMTEPRICITGSEIIDCYNKIKLNMRIIIAIILLGLAIYICDFKPIGHILVLILFVIFVMFR, translated from the exons ATGCCTATTTTATTCAGTGCTGTGGCTCTGAAAAATGTGGTTTTATCCAGATTTGCGTGTTGTGAGggaaatttcatagaaattgcgAATGAGGTGTTATCAAAGGTTTCGCTGCAAAACGgaaaatgtacatattttcaTGGACCTTACTTGTTCAACTACATTGCTGAAAATGgacatttatatttctgtatcACAGACAAA ACATGCCAACGTTCAAAGGCGTTTCTCTTCCTGAACCAAATCAAAAGGCGATTCAAGTCTGAGGGTACAGCCGACATCCAAATGCTGGCAGACGAGATGTACCGCTACAGCGCGGATCATAGCACCATCGTCATCCGCAAAGGAGAACTGGATGAACTAAATACTATTGGTGTTCGGAGCAGTG AAATACTAGGCGAAAAGTTGCTGTTAATAGAAGACATCAAAAACTTAAACTACGGC TCAATTACATACCTGGATAAAACCCCAGAGCAAGCAATGATCTCTAACAGCATCGAAGTCGCAGGCGAGAAACCAACGTTTATTACCAACCTTGAAACCAACACTATGACCGAGCCTAGAATTTGTATTACTGGCAGCGAAATAATAGACtgctataataaaattaagctCAACATGCGGATAATAATAGCAATAATTCTATTAGGCCTAGCGATTTACATTTGCGACTTTAAGCCCATCGGGCATATTCTCGTTTTAATACTGTTTGTGATATTTGTTATGTTTAGATAG